TTTTTGAATGTAACCAGTACCTTGCCTGCATAAACATGTTTGAGTTCCCCAAGGGTCGTATGAAGGATTATCTTTCCTTCTATTTATGAAAACCATCTCATTGGATAAGCTCTCAACTCCTGCCATGTCGTTGGTCGTCAGGATGAAATAGTATCCTTCCTTACTCATTTCACGAATAAGATTCCAAGTAAATTTTTTCCAATAGGATCAAGACCCAATGTTGGTTCATCCATAAATATCAGCTTACTTCGTTGGTCTAAGAAAGCTCTGGCAAGCTGTGTCCTTCGCATCAATCCCCCAGACAGCTCAAAAACCCTTTTGTGTTGATGTTCAGTTAAACCGAACAGCTCAACAACTTCATTTATCCTCTTTTCGAGCTCGTTCTTTGCGATTCCACGTATCATGCCGTAGAATTTTAGATTCGTTCTAACAGAAAGCAAGACATCAAGCTCAACGTCTTGGGCACACAAAGCCACAATTTCCCTAATCTAGGTGTGTCCCAAAGAAAGATGTCGTTTGGAATTTTCTCCAGCACATAGACGCAAAATATCAAATTGAGCATAAGTGACAAACATGAATTTGTTTTCCCTTACTTATTATGGCATTATGCCTACCCCCATCTTAAGACTCATGTCATATATTGGTTTTGTCTGCTCCATTCATATCATCTCCCAGTTTTTGCATTATTGTCATCATAGTTAAATCACATAAACTTTTTCCATACAGAATTTTATTACTATACAACATAGTAACAAGAAACCGTACACTAACACTATAAAAATAGTCTTCCGTGTAGATGATCTCAATTACTCAGGAAAGACTACGCTACACCACAAATTATATATGCCAGCTTGTGGTATATCGCTTTGATGAACAAGGAGATAAACAAAGAAGAAATTGAATTTTTAGTAAACCTGCTGGACAAATACCCGCTCGAAAGCATCAACTGCATAGCCAAAAAAGAAAAGATCAGCTATGCAAAGCTCAAAAAGCTCTTTGATAAATATTACGGACCGTCCAAAAGCGTCACTGTATCTGCTTCCATAAGCATAGCCAAACTCGGTCTCATGAGCTACGTGGCATTTCTATCGGTTCCAAGGGAGAACATAAAATCCACAATCGCCAAAATGTACCGCAACCCCTTTATTCCCGTTGCAGTCCCGTTTTTCGGTTTTATAAATGGGGTCTCCACAGTAATGTATATCCCTCTAGAGCAGAGGGACAAAATAGACGAACTTCTCTCAAGGTATTCCCCAAATTATGAATACTACGAAGTATACGCCTTTCCTCCAGGGAAAGTGGAGTTTGGAAAGTGGGAGTTCAGCTATGACTACGCTCTCTTGCTCGACATCTTAAAAAGGGATGCAAGAACACCAATGAAGGAAATAGAAAAAACCTTGGGAAAAAAGAGGCCAACGATAAGGTACATGATCAACAGGCTCAAAGATTTGGGCATACTACGGGGCTTTATGACGGTAGTAAATGAA
The Thermococcus sp. 2319x1 DNA segment above includes these coding regions:
- a CDS encoding ATP-binding cassette domain-containing protein translates to MALCAQDVELDVLLSVRTNLKFYGMIRGIAKNELEKRINEVVELFGLTEHQHKRVFELSGGLMRRTQLARAFLDQRSKLIFMDEPTLGLDPIGKNLLGILFVK
- a CDS encoding Lrp/AsnC family transcriptional regulator — protein: MNKEINKEEIEFLVNLLDKYPLESINCIAKKEKISYAKLKKLFDKYYGPSKSVTVSASISIAKLGLMSYVAFLSVPRENIKSTIAKMYRNPFIPVAVPFFGFINGVSTVMYIPLEQRDKIDELLSRYSPNYEYYEVYAFPPGKVEFGKWEFSYDYALLLDILKRDARTPMKEIEKTLGKKRPTIRYMINRLKDLGILRGFMTVVNEEAYNRGFCGIARSLNEEFIERFKEHEIMIGVIKPAGYLIEWYFSSKEDIYQKILEFSKYVDRFGIYYFDMFDFGIRGFSFSKAVKKDGKGYHSILEFD